In Citrus sinensis cultivar Valencia sweet orange chromosome 3, DVS_A1.0, whole genome shotgun sequence, the sequence TGCCTTTAATTTGGGGTACCACACTTGAACAGTTTTTGATAATTCATTTCCATATTACTAATAATCTGACTTTGTCCTTACAAAGCATAGTTTTAACTAGAAGGAAAATAGATGGCAACAGTGATGACAGTAACCAAATAGTACCGATGATTAATCAGAACAAAGAAGCAGAGGCtttattgttgttgatgatcAAGAGCCTTCTGGAGCCAGGCCTCAGCATCCTGCATCATGCCAGGGCTGAGTCTGACCATTAGAATGCAGAATTCAGTCTCATTGAGGGCACCATCACCGTCAAGATCACCTTCTCTAACCATAGCCTCAGCGTCTTCTTTAGTCATCCCATCCATCCCCATCCCCAGAAGTGCCGAGTTTTGCCTTAAACTCCCCGGCGTTATCAGCCCACTGTCCCTGTCCGCTAGAAGCCGAAACCCTCCACACAATTCCGACACAAAGCTCTCCACATCAAGCTTCTCAGCCATCACTGGCAACAAATCCTCGTACTCACTTCCCGTGCTCGTTGTTCCTTTTGCGGTCCTACTACTGTTATTACTTTTTTCCATATTTCTGGTTTTTAATGTCAACTGAGTTTCCGCTTTCCAACTAATGGGATATGTATGCACGTAAAACACAAACGCACACACCCACATATATAGGAGTTACAGAAGCCTTTTacaattagttaattaattaattaattataacctTAATTAGAGAAAAGTATCCACGCTTTTCAAGCAATATAATTAGTTCTCCCGTTGTGCCAGTTTTCAGTCCCCTGGTTTACGTTTTGTCTTGATCTCAGCCATCCAATAATTACACTGATGGGTCGTTCCAACTCCAAGACAGTTTGGACGGCTTGATCCATTAAAGAAAACACGAATGTGTGATCCATGATTCTTGAAATGATATGTGTCCGTGGATATGCCAGCTCTGCATAAAGTATTCTCGTTCGAGTAATCGAGTAGGAAcgtgattaaattattttccaattaAAGGACTTGGAGTTTCGAGGAAGGTGCAAATGGAAGAGAGAGTCTGAAGAGTGGGACGTACACGTAATCTTCTTGATAAGAGTTGCAAGGAGTTGCTGAAATTGTCCAGAGCCGAACTTCGGTGAAGCTTCCTTTCCTTGATATCACATTTTggattctttcttattttttcggTTGAATCATATTCATTATCCGCCGtccatttattatatattatgaataCTCATTATTAACTGTAACTTAGGCCGACCCAAACTATAATCTGACAGAGAATAGGGCCAGCAACAGCAAGCCAGCCCCTTCTTAGCTTTAGGTCCTACCCTCGGCCCCTGACCCTGAGGGTAGCTTCCTTCCTTCCTTCCTTCACTTGGATGATGATGCACGGACCCTTAATCACCAAAAACATGTGTTGTGCGTGCATGTCATTTAAAGTGACCCAATATACTGATTGATGATGTTTCATATCCAACGATATGTATTCATCTCTATCTGCAtctcaactttatttttttggatttacTATAGATGTATGTATGGTGAGAAATTATAGAAACGTGAACACAACTCAACTCAGTATTAAATTTAAGTCgttaatttttaagattaatgaTGACCTCTTAATAGAAACTTTTTAACTTCTTAATTGATTGCCGCGCAAAGAAGACTTATCGTCGGTGCTACCTGCTATTAATTAGCGCATTCGGGACATGCCACTGTTACATTGATGATGGGCCTGGCGTTGGTCAATTTccagagaaaatgaaaaagacgagcaaataaattacaaaattggaTGTGGCGCATAAGGCtaagaataaaaagataaaactgCGCCCCAGCAATCAACGTGCCCCGTAAGTATGGGCCCAATGGGTGGTGGTAGTTGTACCAATGTGGGCCTCGCATCATAGTTTGATGTAGCAAAGgtttgtttcctttttcacATCAATCGATTGGGTGTCAGTGTGACCACTCTATCATAAAGGGATGACAAAAATTTCCCGGGTGATTACCCTACCACGGGTAGAAAAAAAATCGCTCGGGTACAGGCCGGTGGAGGTCCGTTGTAATGAGATCGAGAATTGCgtcagattttatttttattttattaaaacaagaaaacaggTATgggtataattttttacaggGTCACATTAATTTGATGGATCGAATACAAGtctaaaacattaattttttttttatatccaTTCATTTGacagattaaataaatattaaagtgaaaatttaaaaccttaaaaCGTAAACGTCactatttagtattttagtaGTAGGAACAATCAATTAATGTGATACCGTCCCacacatttatttataaatgtgtgCCTGcacatttatttatacatgtgTGTCATTTAAAATCTTATCctaattgaaaacaaatgcAATGGAATGATGTTCCAATTATGATTAGTTAAAAAGGAGTAAAGGATGGATAAAGAAATACTAGAAtggtgatttttttgttttaaatccCAATATTTAGTAATacattaattcaaattgaacttaacaattattaaatcatgACTAATATtaacctaaaattaaaaaaatgattttttaaaaatattttaaaataaggtGTTGCATGTTCATCTAGAGCTAAATAGTTAagtattgttttttttcttttttaaatgtatgcagttattaaaaaaataaaaaggaatatAGAGGATATGCAAACGCGACGGATAtccctaattttaatttgaaaatcccCAACCCATACTCGTTCAAGCCCACGATGGATATGAGACGATGACAGAGATATCCTCTATCAAATAGGTACGGGTACGCATATTAGTATCCCCGCACAATACCCGTCTCGTTCCATCCCAACCTTCCCCCACGTTTACATGCCCTTTGCTAACTTATTTGTTggaaagatttttcttttttctttatgatttgtttaaaaaacaGAGAGGGGTCATCACTTTACTTAAAGGATATGTTTGGTACTCCTTATTATATGTTATTAGAGCCTCTTAGAGTATTAGATTATTACAATACAATATTTGGTAGTTATAATGTAttgaactaattaaaattataatgcaGTTAAACCCATATCAACTGAACCCGTTTTAGGGATAGGGGATGTGTTGCAGCACTCTACCACCACACCATCTGCCTTTACCGCACTATGCCTAGCTTTGCCAATTGCCACCATCCCACCGCACAAACACCATTGCCATGTGTGCCCTTCGcattctttcttctctcttacAAACGCACGACACTCCACCACCACGCCATCTTACTTCGCTGCACGATAGCCAGCTCCATCTAGGGGTGGCAACATGGATCAAGATTCGtttttttgatttgattcgaTGCGAATTAAATGAGTTTGGGTTTGAAAAAATCGATTCATTTAATAACCGGGTGAATTTGATTCGATTCgctaattaaacaaatcaaatgtgGGTTTGAAGATTTTGATTCGTTTAGTATTCGTTAAATAAACGGGTCATAAATGAATCGAATACAGGTCGATTCGTTTAAAATtcgtttattatttgtttaattaaattacttttttatccttaaatttatttaaaagctttttaaaatatgaaggttaatattgtaattttaagcATAACACATAAAACCAAAAGACCAACCCTAATTTTACACTTCACATGCACTTTTTTCTCATCTCCTAGCAACTCAGCAGCCACTGCTACATTTTGTCATCTCTTTCCCTTCATTTCCTTCTCCaaatccttttctttttctttttaattttacatccAGCAAGTGTTACGTTTTGCCACTGCTCCAAATCCTTGGATTTGTGTGAGTGTGATAGGTAAAGTTTTGtcttgtttaattattatttccttaaaaatactacaaatttgctatatatttgatattttgaaattttacaatgatTATTATCAATATTGCAGtatgttaaattgttaataacatttttatttactttttggtgtaggatttttgttttcaaggtgaaaaaaacaaatgaagagaattaaagaaattacctTACTTTatactttgaattttaattattgttatttgtattattaggGATTTGGTATTTGGTATTTAGATGACTGCATAATATGGTTTGAGTTACTTGTATTTTGTTGTGGGAtgttaaaattgtgattttttatatttaattttacttaattttgtttattaattatatttttctaaacgAATTGTAAACGAATCCtgattcgattcgattcggTTCGACTCGTTAAGGATAAACGAATAATAAACGAATTCagattcgattcgattcgtttatcaattatattaaatgaattaaacgAATTGAACTGaatattcgtttaataaacgaatcgaatccgAATCCGCAGAATTTTGACCCAATTCGTTTACGATTCGATTCaaattcgattcgtttattcgTTTTGCCACCCCTAGCTCCATCACCACCCCATCGTGCAACACCACTATTGTGCATGCTCATACCATCCTGAATCATCAAACCACAAGTTTGATTTTCGAAATTCGAATTTGggtttgatttttgaatttgtatttgactTCTGAATTagggttgatttttttttttttttgtttttgtaaaatcaatgttaataatgattgAATCCATTGCtgagtgattttttttttttttgtagaatcAGTACTTATAGTTTTAATTGGAAATGCAACTGCCAAGTTAATTCGTCtcatgtttaatttctttagaaTTTCCACACATCAGGatctcaattttatatatctaGTTGTTTATAATCTTGCCAATTTTTCTTTGCTCTTTCTATgttacttttcattttaattaaagctTGAAATCCCTGCAAAAGACTACTTAGTTCTATTTTCCTTATAGACTTGAGATAAATAGAGTTTAGACAAACTAGCTCATTCTGTTGATTGAgggaaattttattaactttttctttgacGTACACGCCAACACTCACCacaataatcatgaaaattttctatttcttcctAATCTTACAAATGATTGCTCCATTTTCTAGACTGGCGATGAGGAAGTATCTATTTGTTGTCGATAGCACACGAAGCCCAACTAACGTTTTTGGACATTCAACTGTTGCCTGAAATCGACTCAGATTTCTCACAATCGAATTCTCAATCAACGAAACCAGTGACCAAGATCAACTTTGGGCATTTCCCAGTGTCTTTTTCGAAGTCCTCCCATTTTGAAAGGAGCTTACAAGATACCTATTTCTCAAGCACTCATTTTCAACCTATTCATGCCGACAACTCCATACAATATTTGGGAGCGGACATCATTGTTTGgatcataattttcttttaaagaagTTTTTCAACCTTATGCAACTATTAGAACTCTAATTTATCTTGTTTCCTTGATTTTGTTAGTTGTGACTAAAGTCTATTTTGTGGTTATATTGTAGtatatttaaacttttatacTATCATCCTAAGATAACTTTTGAATGAATCTTGtatattttatctatttatttgtgttgtaatatttttttagaagttatttgattgaattatGTGCTTCGATCTTTATTTCACTGGGTACATATTTAGGATGCTGAAAAAATGAATGTTATGTTGccagaaattttagaattgttaattttatatacggaccaaatattaattgaaacaaaaagattAGTTCTAGTGGAACACATGTATATGCCGCAtcaactaaataaattgattacaAATACAGGAaatgtcaaaaaaagaaaaaaagagagcaaAAGCAAATAAATGTACTAATATTTTACAGTGTggataaattacaaaatacgATATCAAATACATTTGGAGATTTATCCACAGTAAGAAAagtccaaaaattgaaaaataatttcatttgaaaatatttttgatgaataaattaattaatgcacaACGTGCATCAACACGAAGATCATAGAAATTGGCTACCAATTATCCTTGGCAATCTTGAACTTTTCGAGAACGATTTTGCCCTCTTTATACTTCTGGGATTCCTCGAAAGCTCGTTTGTATGTCCAGCCCAACAATTCCCCACAATCAGCGCAATAGACATCGGCAACTGTGTGCAGACCGGTAAGGAGATGCTGATCCTCTTTGGGCCCTTCGACTATGTTCGCCGCGTGACTAAACAGAAAGGCTCGCCCACTGCTTGCCTGCAggacattttattaaatttaattcgacaacaaaaataaaaataattatcaattttagagaaaatataatataaagcTTCATATTATACAATCGAATCGACCCCGTCGAAACCGGAATTTGGTGACTCACCtgaaatccttttgaaacaatatccTCATGACACGAAACAAGATTCCGGCACCTGTAGCAGCTGTACCTCCGTGGCCCGATCAAATTATCCGCCATTCAAGATCAGTTTCAATATTATAAGCTCATCAATGCTGATCAGaattaattctaattaatCCCATCTAACCGCCCTGAGTCATCTAAACATTAATGGTTGGTTTAACGATTGAGGAATATTCTGGTggttaaacataattaatgctTGTATGGATGATAGAAATGGCGTAAACAAATGGGGTTGATAAAGATAGGATTGGCCATCAAGACTGCctactacaaaaataatacatattgttttaaaaccaagattataaaattctatGCAAACAAACttctaataaattatatgaatatgGCTCTTGTTTGTCTTATTTATCCATCAAGAAACTATTTTTCGcagaaggaaaaaaacaaaaaccaactTGGCTAGATAGTAATTTTGTCGCACGTCATGgtcttttgtgttttctatTTCACTCAAATGAATGGAAAACCTCCGAGCATTATTTCGTTTGTTCATCCAACGCCGACCAATCTTCTATAAGTTTTTGATGAATTAAATTACCATTTAAatcacattattattattattattttcttcccTTTACCATCAAATCTCTTtgcaaaagaacaaaaattgaaagtttTCAAGTAAGAATTTTCGTGCAGGAATCTGATTCGAGAATTAATTAGTAACATCATTATTAGGCATGATGATGCACCAACGATATATTAAGAGATGGTCTAATCACAAGATTAATATTATGGTTGATGATCTAAGagaagttttatttatttatttttttaataatccaATGTAACTCCACAaggtattaaaaatattaagtaaAACCACacctttttatatttgatttttttaagaatacgTTTGCCTAGATCTTGAATGATTGAATTTGCTCTCAAGTCAGCGCAAACACAAAGAAAGGATTCACACGTAAACATGATTAAACATACGGGCACAAGTTGGAAAACATAATTATTGGGGgcaagaaatgaaaatgaataaagaTGAGGGGCTTTAAGAACCAGTACCAAATAAATCTTGTACTCTTCCTGAACAGGTCTTGAAACTGAAAGGAAGGAACTcaaattagggttttgttaGATATACCCGGAATCCCATCTCGCTGCATTGCTAAAGCCGGGGTATGTATGAAATCTAATTCTCAATAATCATTCGGTGTTGATAACGATGGCGATTCTTATGTTAAATTGCAACAGGTATAAATCGTTGATCCATAATATCATTGCGGTTGCAGAGCTTCATAAAAGGAAATGGAATTTTGTCCGACGTGTGGTACGATGTTGCAATACGAGCTGCCACACATGGACCGTCCCTCTAGATTCTCCTGTCCTGCATGTCCCTACGTCTGTAACATGGAGAGCAGAGTGAGTAATATGCATTTACGGCTCTCTCTCCCTTTTTGGGCGATCCCAATTCCCAAATGCGTTCGagattttttacattttggaggttttttttaaaaaaaaaaaaaatatatccaggttaaaataaaaagaaagcagCCTCTTTCCAAGAAAGAAATACAACCAATTTTCACTCAAGATGCAATGATGGAAGGCCCCCAAACTGAAGGTTGTCGttgtccttttcttttctttttcgtttatttattattattattgttattatttctttcactCAATGCTTCCCTGTTTTCGTTGGCAGTAACATGCCCTGCTTGCAAACATGGAAAGGCCGTTTACCACGAGCTTCAGACTCGATCAGCTGATGAGCCCATGACAATATTCTACATGTGCGCTAACAAGAATTGTAAACACCGATGGAACGAgtgagaaaagaagaagattgaTGATCTGAAGGCTGTTTCTCAATCAAATCTTTCTtctacttctttttttcccattttctttccGGTACTACAAAACATAGGTTTATTTTGATCGTGTAATTGCATTTTGTAATACATGCCTGCTGAAGAAAGATGCACAAACAAAGCTTGAATTTGTTGAGATATCAGCAAATCTAGCTATGTACTCGCACTTCCAAACAAGCTTAGTAGGAAATTAGCTCCTACCAAATTCTAAAGTATCACGAATtcctttgaaaaaagaaaaaaaaaaaagaaaaagaaaaagagtcgAATCCTATACAATGGGTCATCCTTGTTATAATAATCcatatgaattttcttttaaaaaaaaataataataaacaatggATAATGTTATGAACAATAGTGAGATTGAACTTGAAAAAGAGAATGGCCGTGTCAGATAGCTTTTGATCAATTAACGGGCAGCCTCTTCTTTGCCATCCATCTCTTTCTGGAGGCCTCCAATGCCTCTTCTTTCATCTTAGATAATTCTTGGAACCAGTGCTCATATTGAGCCTCAATTGCATCGATTTCCATCTTTAGCTCATCTACATCTTTGCCAGTCAAGGACAGAGATGAATAGCTGCTTGTCAAGCTCAATACTGTGCTCAGGTTGGGGAACGTCAGCTTTGAATTTTTCACAAATTGGTAAAGTAAGATGTCTTCTCCATCCTCGCTATAGTTTCCTTGCAATTTACACTCATCATAACACAAATCCCCTAGTTCTAACTCAGATACATAACCATTCAAGTCCTTATAGCTTCTATCAGTACTGTAGTCAGAAAATTCAGATgctttatcattttttgtgGAAGTATCGTCAACAAAAATATCTGAAGCAACTGACGATTGTGACTCTTGATCTTCCAATTTGGCCAAACTTGGAGAAGAAATACCTCCTCCACCGGCGTTATCATGAAGGTTTTCACCTTGTGCTGGTGCAAGATCTTGGGAAGGATTTCTAGTAGGCCCAGAGACAACATCTTGCTTAACCACAAACTCAGAAGGAACACCAGCGCCCATTGCATCCCATGGGGATGGTGTTGAGGTTTTGCCGTTTCCCAGGATGGGAGACACACTATAGAAACTTAATGCTCCACTGGAGGAATAATCATATGAGGGTTTCCAACCAGGCAATAGTTTCATTATCAAGTAATCAATAAATTCAGCTATGAAGGCCACATCATGATCCGCCAAGTCTAGTTGTTCAACCATCTCTCCTGCCACTGACAGTGCAGTATCACTGTCAAGGTAAAAGAGGAAATGTATATTCCTCACCCGACCTATAAGCAAAGGGGGAAATcaggaaaatatatatatatatatatatataagttatcattaaaaacaaaaaaagtacATGTCGAACAATTTGAAACAAGAATGAACATCAACATTTAAACATTAAGAATCACTTACCTGATGAGTCAGCAATACGCAAGGTCAATGATACAGAGGTGTCATCATTTTTTGTCCCTCTCAGCCTAAACTCATTGTTCTTATGCATCCTCTGAAATTCCAAAACTGGACAATGTGGGCTTCCATTGTTGCTTTCTGTACATGTGCTTAAAGAGAGCTGCTTATAGTCTGAGTCTATATCCATGGAAGAGGGTCCAGACATGGGTAAACGTAACATTTTCAGACTTTGAATAGGTAACTTCAGGGGATCGCAAATAGGTTCCTTTTGATTCTCCACTTGCAGGAATGGATCTTTCAAAAGATCTTTTGCAGACAATCTCTCAGAGGCCGGAACCAGACATTTCTCAATAAATCCCTTAATTTGGGGATCATTCACCTTAGCAAGAGAGGCAGGTTTGATGCCCTGCAACAAAAGACCAACTCGGCATAATAAGCTTTCACTGAAAGGAAGTTCAACAACCCTATATATGCTAGATAAGAGGTTGATGATTGGTCAACTTACAGAGGTAACCTTCTTAAAAATTTGAGCTGGATTTTTGCATTCGCTATATGGATACTCAAAAGTAACCATCTCTAATATGCACATCCCAAAAGAATAAATGTCAACAAGTTCATTATATTCCTCCTCATACAGCTCTGGAGCCATAAATTCAGGAGTTCCTAAGATAAAAGAAAGGAGAAGTTCAGCACTCCTCATTGAGTCAATTTAAACTAAAGCATAGACAtttaaagaaatcaattttttaccAATGACACTTCTGGCGGTAGGCTGTTGCATGGCAATTGCCAATCCGAGGTCTCCAATTTTAACCTCTCCGTGATTGCCATTAACAAAGATATTGTCACATTTTAAGTCCCTATGAATAATCGGTGGATTGTGACTGTGGAGATAGACTAAACCATGAAGAATCTGCCTTGCCCAGTTCTTTATGACCTTTATATCAACATTTTTGTGCTTCTTACGATATCTGGTAACAGAAAGGTACAAAATTACTTCAAATGCTCATAAGAGTAATGACAAGAACACAACTGAAACACAACTAGAAAACATACTGCCGCAGATTTCCAGAAGTGAAGAGCTCAGTAATCATGTTAACAGTTTTCTTCTTGTCATCCACCCATGACTTATAAAACTTAACAACATTATCATCTTTCAGAGATTTCAGCAAATGAACCTCTGAATACAATTTTTGCAAATCTCCTGGCAACTGCAAGACATCATCAATCTTCACTCGGCTCCAAGCAACTTCTATCCCAGCGAATTCATCAAATGCCTTGTAACTGGAAAAGGGTGTCATGTAAAGCCCAGTAAGAACCATCCTGAACTAAAAGACTGGAGAGAGTAATAGGAAAAAGGGAAAGAGAAGTTTAGAAATCATACACAGTCTTAAAAGCACCCTTGCCCAAGACCTCATCATActgttaaatatatataaaaaagggaaaaataaataaataaataaataaatgaccaTGGGGCAGAAAAGAGAGAATTCTCAAttccaacaaagaaaataataccGACATAAGATACAAGGTTCCCCCTTACTGAAGTTAAAgccaaataatgaaaataaagacaaaagagaaaatcacTTTACAATGAACTACATATACCAATCATGGCAGCTTGAACCATTTCCTCGATTTGTTGATAATTAGTTAAAAGAAAACTGACCCTTGAATACAACAATATCCATCAACTGATAAGAGTTCAAGGAGTggcttgaaaatgaaagtatAAATCAAATAACTATCGTATTTTTTCATACTAGCTAGAAGGGAAGCAAGGGCAATTAAATCAAGGCAATAACATTGCCCATCAAGGTCAAGCAAAAGTTTAAATCTGCAAATgccaataaattataacatatagACTACATAAACAAACTGAGGCCGCATGGAATTAGTTAAAAGCAATGATACAGTCACGCAGAGGCACAGATAAGAGTGATATAACGAAAGACTTAGCAAAAATTGCATACCCTTACGTATCGACCGCTGGGATCCTTCTCGACGAAATCAGAATCCGCATCGGGTGGCTCTGCTGTTCCCAACATTCCTGACAAGAACCAAACAGCTACCAAAAAGAAAACGGCAATTATGGGTTTAATATTTTTCGTTTTTAGGAATTGGGGGTGAAACGGCGACGTTTGTAGTCGGAGAATGATTCGGAGGCAATCCAAAAGGAATCGAATGCCGCCGATTTCAAACGGAAGCGGCATTCGATTACGATGTCGTTTTCCAGAGGCGATGAATAATCTTGACTATTCATAACCCCACTGTCCCCTCCGCAATTCAAATCCGTCATTCTCATACCAAACCCAACTTTATCCAATTCTCCAATAACATTTTGctccaaaataattaaatctaatttttatttttatttttatttaataaaaaataaaaatttataaggcAAATTTGGAGACGTGAGAAAAGAAGCTAAGTAGTTAGCAAAAGCGTTTGATTAAAGTTTGAAATGGAGAGGGAAGAGAGACAAAGGCCGTGATTTCGTTATGAGTGTGTCGGGTGCGGGAACGAAGGTAAGAACGAACATTTGTGCGGATTGAAGAACCCGCGGGATCTAAATTGAGTAAATGTTGATCGTAACTGATAAACGACGCCGCTTttcttggatttttttttttaattttattttttattgacttGTCAAATAACGACTATGACTATGCACAGTAATTAACTGTCAAGGAGTGCATTCTGAATGAATTTATACCTCTTTTTACGTATATAATTTTAGTTGtccataatattttcattaatatatatgtaaaatgaaaataagataCTGTTGTTACTTATGAAGTTATGATACCTATTAAAAAACTTCCctttttttactttcaatttaatttttttctaaacttTAGAGACGcgtaagatttttaaaattaaataagggtagattttttaattattataatcaaagTACTCCCATTTATATGTTGAAATTGTTGCATTGATAATGATTACatcaaattaatcataaaGTTAATATGACAGTTCTTGATACAAGTATTTCTTGCCTCCTCTTACTCAACAACATCATTCCCAATCGGCCAATTtcatacattttatttttcaattgtaaaTCTGCCCATTACCTTTAAAATGCCTTGTGTCAAGTTTATGGTAAACAAGTTAACAACACACTATGGAAAACTAAGTAGCTATTGCATTCATCCTACTAACAGTTCGTAATTATCAAAACGGCTTATTCCAATTTTTTCTCGATTtacttttctattaaaaaacaTCTGCAGTTAACTGCCAACTAGGTGTCGTGGTGTAGTTGGTTATCACGTCAGTCTAACACACTGAAGGTCTCCGGTTCGAGTCCGGGCGACGCCATTGTTGAAaacttttttcccttttaaaaatttttggatttgaCCTCCCTGTATATTTCATTCTTCGCTCAGTGTAGAAGTAGCATAATAATCCAAAAATTTAGCGGGATATCCCGTGCGAAATGGATCCGCGAAGAGTGGGGAAATTCTCGAGAACCAAACACAAAAGAGCTAAAGCTGACTTAGCGGCAATCCTTCGTAAATCATGGTACCATTTAAGGCTGTCGGTGAGACACCCGTCGCGGGTTCCCACGTGGGACGCTATTGTACTCACGGCGGCTAGCCCCGAGCAAGCCGAGCTTTACGAGTGGCAGCTCAGGCGCGCCAAGCGCATGGGCCGAATCGCCAGTTCCACTGTCACTCTTGCCGTGCCGGACCCCGATGGCCAACGGATCGGC encodes:
- the LOC127901124 gene encoding calcium-binding protein KIC-like gives rise to the protein MWVCAFVFYVHTYPISWKAETQLTLKTRNMEKSNNSSRTAKGTTSTGSEYEDLLPVMAEKLDVESFVSELCGGFRLLADRDSGLITPGSLRQNSALLGMGMDGMTKEDAEAMVREGDLDGDGALNETEFCILMVRLSPGMMQDAEAWLQKALDHQQQ
- the LOC102608869 gene encoding protein yippee-like At4g27745, translated to MADNLIGPRRYSCYRCRNLVSCHEDIVSKGFQASSGRAFLFSHAANIVEGPKEDQHLLTGLHTVADVYCADCGELLGWTYKRAFEESQKYKEGKIVLEKFKIAKDNW
- the LOC102607695 gene encoding probable serine/threonine-protein kinase WNK10 isoform X1 is translated as MPLPFEIGGIRFLLDCLRIILRLQTSPFHPQFLKTKNIKPIIAVFFLVAVWFLSGMLGTAEPPDADSDFVEKDPSGRYVRYDEVLGKGAFKTVYKAFDEFAGIEVAWSRVKIDDVLQLPGDLQKLYSEVHLLKSLKDDNVVKFYKSWVDDKKKTVNMITELFTSGNLRQYRKKHKNVDIKVIKNWARQILHGLVYLHSHNPPIIHRDLKCDNIFVNGNHGEVKIGDLGLAIAMQQPTARSVIGTPEFMAPELYEEEYNELVDIYSFGMCILEMVTFEYPYSECKNPAQIFKKVTSGIKPASLAKVNDPQIKGFIEKCLVPASERLSAKDLLKDPFLQVENQKEPICDPLKLPIQSLKMLRLPMSGPSSMDIDSDYKQLSLSTCTESNNGSPHCPVLEFQRMHKNNEFRLRGTKNDDTSVSLTLRIADSSGRVRNIHFLFYLDSDTALSVAGEMVEQLDLADHDVAFIAEFIDYLIMKLLPGWKPSYDYSSSGALSFYSVSPILGNGKTSTPSPWDAMGAGVPSEFVVKQDVVSGPTRNPSQDLAPAQGENLHDNAGGGGISSPSLAKLEDQESQSSVASDIFVDDTSTKNDKASEFSDYSTDRSYKDLNGYVSELELGDLCYDECKLQGNYSEDGEDILLYQFVKNSKLTFPNLSTVLSLTSSYSSLSLTGKDVDELKMEIDAIEAQYEHWFQELSKMKEEALEASRKRWMAKKRLPVN
- the LOC102607695 gene encoding probable serine/threonine-protein kinase WNK4 isoform X2, with protein sequence MVLTGLYMTPFSSYKAFDEFAGIEVAWSRVKIDDVLQLPGDLQKLYSEVHLLKSLKDDNVVKFYKSWVDDKKKTVNMITELFTSGNLRQYRKKHKNVDIKVIKNWARQILHGLVYLHSHNPPIIHRDLKCDNIFVNGNHGEVKIGDLGLAIAMQQPTARSVIGTPEFMAPELYEEEYNELVDIYSFGMCILEMVTFEYPYSECKNPAQIFKKVTSGIKPASLAKVNDPQIKGFIEKCLVPASERLSAKDLLKDPFLQVENQKEPICDPLKLPIQSLKMLRLPMSGPSSMDIDSDYKQLSLSTCTESNNGSPHCPVLEFQRMHKNNEFRLRGTKNDDTSVSLTLRIADSSGRVRNIHFLFYLDSDTALSVAGEMVEQLDLADHDVAFIAEFIDYLIMKLLPGWKPSYDYSSSGALSFYSVSPILGNGKTSTPSPWDAMGAGVPSEFVVKQDVVSGPTRNPSQDLAPAQGENLHDNAGGGGISSPSLAKLEDQESQSSVASDIFVDDTSTKNDKASEFSDYSTDRSYKDLNGYVSELELGDLCYDECKLQGNYSEDGEDILLYQFVKNSKLTFPNLSTVLSLTSSYSSLSLTGKDVDELKMEIDAIEAQYEHWFQELSKMKEEALEASRKRWMAKKRLPVN